The Indicator indicator isolate 239-I01 chromosome 21, UM_Iind_1.1, whole genome shotgun sequence region CCCATTTTTGCGATGCCTCAGGAGCCCCTCAACGGCAGACATCACCGGCAAAGCGATGCCGGCAGCTACTGaaatttccttccctttcagaTGGGCTGGGGATGCGGGTCGACAGGAGGGCCAGGCCCGGAGATGCAGGAATTGGGAAAGGGCTGCAGACCTAGGGGCCAGGCCTAGTAGGCTGTATGGGTAGGAGAGAAGCCCGGTCTGGGGGATGCAGGCCCAGGGGTGCAGGAACAGGTACGGGGCAGCGGCAGGTCGGGGCTAGGTCCAGGGGGTGAAGGCACAGGCCCGGGAAAGCGACAGGCCGTGCCGCCTCACCCAGTCGAAGTCGCAGGGATTGCCGTCTTCCCGCTGCGACGGCAGCCCTTGGCAAAGCGGCGGGACCTTGCGGACGAGCAGAAAGGCGGTGGCGAGCAGGGCGGAGAGAGGGTAGTAGGGCCGCGCCAGCCAGCGGCACAACCCCGGCACGGAGTACAGCAGCGCCAGGACCGGTGCCAGTACCGCCATCTTCGCCTCTGCCGCACAGCCGCTCGCCACCTATTGGATCGCCGAGCTGCTCATACGCGGCAGGCGAAACCTGCACCCTCGGAGCCAGTGGTGAGCCGCGTTACCACTCGCTCCCCGTGCCATGGAGGACCAATAAAAAGCAAGAGAGTAACAGCCAATCAAAAGGCTGGGGCCGAGTCTCCCGTAGCAACGGGATGGGGGGCGGGGCTTGGAAGGTGCTCGGCCAATCTCGGCCGGGCGGCCTCGCGCAGGGCACGCCGGGAAGATGGAGAACTTCTCGGCGCTGTTCGGCGGGGCCGAGCCACCGCCCACTGCCGCGGCCGCCGCCCTGAGCTTTGGGCCTACCAAGGCGCCGGGCGCCGGGACTGCGCCCCTCCCCGCCACCGCCGCGCCGCCGCCGGGCGAGGACGCGGCCCGCAAGGCTACCGCTGGCCCCTTCTACCTGCTGCGGGAGCTACCAGGTGCGGGCGGGGCCGCCGCGCGGTGGGGCGGGCACAGCTCTTACCCAATCGACGCGGCAGAAAGAGGGCGCAGACTTAACTGGCAGCGCGGCAGGccaaggaggggagagagcgGTGGGCGGGAAGACGCGAACTGACAGTTCGGCAGGCCAATGAGCGTGCGGAGGGAGGGGCCAAGCGGCTGTGTCCAGTGGGAAACTGGGGTCTTGGGAAGGGGGATCCGGGCTGGGAAGTTGGGAAGGAGTGGGGCTGGTGGGTCCCAATGCTCGGGCTGGGGTGAGGAACAGGGCTTGGGGGTCTCGGGGGCTGGGGCGGGGCGCAGCGACGGAAGTCCTTGACGAGGGAGTGGGGAGGTCCCGGGGCTGGGGCGAGGGGCCCGACGGGGCGGCAGCTCCACACCATCGCCTCCCCGCGGCGGTGGCTGCGCAGGTACCACGGAGCTGACGGGCAGCACCAACCTGATCACGCACTACAACCTGGAGCATGCCTACAACAAGTTTTGCGGCAAGAAGGtgaaggagaagctcagcaacTTCCTACCCGACCTGCCTGGCATGATCGACCTGCCCGGCTCCCATGACAACAGCAGCCTGCGCTCCCTCATCGAGAAGCCCcccatctgcagcagctcctttaCTCCTCTTACCGGCACCATGCTGACTGGCTTCCGCCTCCACGCCGGCCCGGTGAGCTCGGGGCTGAAGGCTGGGGGGCAGCCACTCAGGCCAGAGGTACCTGTTGTGGCCTGACGAGCCTCAtcttctctccccagcttcctgaGCAGTGCCGGCTGATGCACATCCAGCCGCCCAAGAAGAAGAACAAGCACAAGCACAAGCAGAGCCGAACCCAGGATCCTGTTCCCCCAGGTTGCCATGCCTCATTGTCCCAGCCACCCCCtattccctccagccccagggggTGCCCAGCTCACCAAGTGCTCTTGTTTGTCCAGAAACCCCCTCAGACTCCGaccacaagaagaaaaagaagaaaaaagaggaggatccagaaaggaaaaggaagaagaaagagaaaaagaaaaagaaggtgaGTGGGGAGAGGCAGGGCCTGTTTCCTAGCCTGTGCCCACCCTGGGGGCTACCTGTGAGCTTgacctgggcagcagcactaCTCAGTGCCAGCTGTTCCCTGGGGGCTCATGGGTTACATGTCTGTCCTTCCTCCACAGAACCGGCACAGCCCAGAGCACCCAGGAGTAGGCAGCtcccaggccagcagcagcagcagcttgcggTGAGGCCGTGCCAGTGTCACCCCAGGGACCCTCCTGCCAAAAGTAATGACCTGGACTGACGTAGGAGGGACTGACCCCTCCTGAAGCGCTCGGTGGCGGGCTCGGGCTGGCCTGTCTCACCCCCCGGCAGAGAGGACACTCACAGCCCCCACCTGCGTCATGCGGGCAGCTGAGACCAGGGGACAAAGGCACCGCTGGCCACAGCCTTTTATACCAACCCTCCTGCCCGGTACATCAGGACAGGACCTCTCTTTTTTAATCACCTTTTAATTAaagcctctgctctgaggaaggGTGGTGGCAATGGCAGCTGCACCCCTCAGTATCATGGCAAGGTGAACTGAGCAGGGTGGGTCCATGGGTTGCTATGGCATGGGACAGAAGGTTGTGGGTgacaccaccccccaccaccctgcacagcagctcttgtGCCATGTGCTGCTTGCACAGTGGGGAGGGCAGGATCCTGCCTCAGCTCTGGTTGCAGGACTGGTAGGGGCTCTCTGCTCCCCTACCTTGTGAGGACAGGAGTGGCCCCCCCAAGAGGCCCTGTGTCTGCAGACAGTTGCCAGCCAAGCACCTGGGACTGCAGCTGTGCACACCAGGGGCACCAGAAGCAGTCATGGCACAGCACCAAGGTCCTTTGGTCCCAGTGCCCTGTGCAGTGTCCTGCACCTCACCAGCTCCACCCCATCTTGCCTAGAGCCACTTCTTCACACCTTCGCCTTCTGTGGCTTGCCCAAAAGCCACCCAAGGAGGTATCTCCCTGTGATGGGGCCAGGCCTGACTCTCCTTGGGCCTCTTTTCTtgagaggaaggcaggaaggctgaGAACCCTTCAGGACTCCCTGGACGCTAAACAAAGCACACACATGCCTGATGGGGTGGCTCATTAAATATCATTTTATTCCTCATTTTTAAAATggctaataataataattaaaaaaaaaaaaacaacccaacactGGTGTGGCTCTGCAGAGGCCATAGGAGAGCTATTGCCATAGAGAAAGAGTCAAGTAGTGCCTGAAGTTTTGTGGGCCCCTTGAGGGGTGGTTTGCCTGGgcagggtggggagaagggagctCTGGGCTCCTTGGCtgcttgttttgggtttgttggttttgggtttttttggcatgTGATGAGAAAAATATTGCTTCGTGGGGATGCACCCTGCTGGCCTTCCTCTTCCCCCAACGGAAATAAAAACTACCATGTGACAGCAAGCAAGCCCCATCTGACccattaaaaaaacacaacaaaaagcaaacaaaagcaacaaaccccctgccctccccaaaccaacacaatcCCCaaggaaacagaggaaaaaaaagagaaaagtctgCTGTTGGGAAAGGCCTGGAGCCCACGGCTCGCTGCACCCACCCTGTGCCAGCTCATGGCAGggtttggggagggggctgcccCCCTGCTGTCCTCAGCCCTgacagccccaggctggggtGACTGGTGGTGAAGAGGGGAGGTGAGGGTCCTGGCTGAACACACCTTGGCCATTGGCAGGgccaggcaggggaagggggcACCTGCCATAGCCTGCCCTGCATTGGGTGGGAGAACACCACCAAGCACCTGCCCCCTGGCATCttccatgtccctcctctggggACAGGAAGGGAGCAGTTTCTTCCTCTGTCTGGGTGAGATATataatttctgcctttttttttttttaatctttatatttatatatatatatatatatatatatttatatatacacacacctgGTAACtcggaaagagaaaaaaaatagaatccgtaacaataataataataaaaaaaagtattctgGTTTATAAACAAATCCGTTCCTACCACACTAGGCGAGCGGCTGATTGCACAAGGCCCACGGGTGGCTGGCCCAGCCAGGATGGTGGCCGGGGGCAAGGCTGGAGGCCTCGCCAGCCCCCTGCGCTGGCAGTCCTGGGGGCGAAGCTCAGCCCCACTCGGTGTCGGCCCCCAGGCCcgggaagctgaggaaggagagcagcagcgGCGGCCGCGGGCCCGACCCCCGCCCGGCTCTCCTGGAGTCCGCAGGGCGTCTGGCCGCAGAACGTCCCTTGGGGGGCGGCCGGGAGCAGCAAGGGGCGAGCGGCTCCGCCCCTCATACCGAGATCTCGTAGGTGGTACCCCCCACACCGGAGACCTTTTTGACTCCTCCACGCGTGGGGCTGCTGAGGGGCACCTGCCCTGGGCCCGGGGGGGCCGCACCCAGGCTCTTGGGCTGCCCATTGGACTTGCTGTAGGCTGTTCTCATCTGCACCTCATCcctggggagggaaggatggACACAAGGCATGAGGAGCAGGAGCCACTGGGGCCTGGGATAAGGACAGGGACCCCGGGGAGGGACCCCAGCCCCCatcacagccacagccctgcctgtcccagtgaccccagcacccatacaccatcccagctccctgagagacttggggtgtcccgggggggggggggggggggaggtgccAGCTCTATTTTGGGAAGGAAGATTTCTCTTGCTTCCCCAGATTGCATGCAGCATGGCTCCCGCTGAGGGGAGTGCTGCTGACCCTGGGTGCCGGTGCAGACGGAGGAGGACTGGAGGGGGcaccaggcagggaggggacacgccaggcaggggagggggcatGCAATGGGCAGCCGGCTCCCTCCAGGTACTCACTTCGGTGCTAGTAAGGGCTGCAAGGCCACCTCGTCGGCCTCGGGGCTGCTGGCCTGAGACGCTGTTTTTTGGCTGCT contains the following coding sequences:
- the MED19 gene encoding mediator of RNA polymerase II transcription subunit 19, with the translated sequence MENFSALFGGAEPPPTAAAAALSFGPTKAPGAGTAPLPATAAPPPGEDAARKATAGPFYLLRELPGTTELTGSTNLITHYNLEHAYNKFCGKKVKEKLSNFLPDLPGMIDLPGSHDNSSLRSLIEKPPICSSSFTPLTGTMLTGFRLHAGPLPEQCRLMHIQPPKKKNKHKHKQSRTQDPVPPETPSDSDHKKKKKKKEEDPERKRKKKEKKKKKNRHSPEHPGVGSSQASSSSSLR